A stretch of Plutella xylostella chromosome 10, ilPluXylo3.1, whole genome shotgun sequence DNA encodes these proteins:
- the LOC105392494 gene encoding malectin-A, with the protein MLRVLQLYYVAVLCIISFSKSATGLGEIIYAINAGGPEHTDVNGIYYEKDPLHGRIGTASDYGKQLLVIGRANAKDEILYQTERYHHSTFGYDIPANKDGQYVLVLKFSEVYFNAPNMKVFDVVLNGDHTIVADLDIFDKVGRGVAHDEYVPYTIKNGKLYYNEEESDIRGGKIKVEFIKGYRDNPKINALYVMRGTIDEVPKLPPLVWPENETEEVEEKVPKSKRASGPKSPDPYSMDESSVLLPVFITIGAFIPLLFCLCKL; encoded by the coding sequence ATGCTTAGAGTGTTGCAGTTATACTATGTTGCAGTATTATGCATAATTAGTTTTAGCAAAAGTGCTACGGGACTTGGTGAAATAATCTATGCTATAAATGCCGGTGGACCGGAACACACTGATGTCAATGGAATATACTACGAAAAAGACCCGCTTCACGGCAGAATTGGCACCGCATCGGATTATGGAAAGCAATTGCTTGTGATAGGACGAGCCAACGCTAAAGATGAAATCCTGTACCAAACTGAACGATACCACCATAGTACATTCGGATACGATATTCCAGCCAACAAGGACGGTCAGTATGTGTTAGTTCTAAAGTTCAGTGAAGTGTACTTCAATGCTCCTAACATGAAAGTGTTTGATGTGGTGCTGAATGGGGACCACACTATAGTGGCCGATCTGGATATCTTCGACAAGGTCGGGCGCGGGGTGGCTCACGACGAGTATGTACCTTACACCATCAAAAATGGAAAGCTATATTACAATGAGGAAGAATCTGACATTCGAGGTGGAAAAATCAAggttgaatttattaaggggtACAGAGATAATCCTAAAATTAATGCCCTGTACGTAATGAGAGGGACCATAGATGAAGTGCCCAAGTTGCCACCATTAGTTTGGCCAGAAAATGAGACGGAAGAAGTAGAAGAGAAAGTTCCCAAGTCCAAGCGTGCCAGCGGACCCAAGTCCCCGGACCCCTACTCCATGGATGAGAGCTCCGTGCTGCTGCCGGTCTTCATCACTATTGGTGCATTTATACCTCTCTTGTTTTGCCTCTGCAAACTATAG
- the LOC125489073 gene encoding cell wall protein SED1, producing the protein MFTFMFWSFCLCVLSDGARAHSYDQSQSGDFNVQVDLKDLHIIALMKDGKEEYVDYDYAYDYSEMTIKPQNGTTPKPLNVTNSNVNSTTVEKLNTTEAVPLDTTTAAAVLNSSYAEAPATVAPAPAAATVAPAPAVPTAAPAPADISTTAAPETVSLGNHTDSSIVNIVQTNSTASNASLPGCKKGFVMNQKGDCELKLPNAGNALLKLVKLSQKLKLRREKRRSTARG; encoded by the exons ATGTTTACTTTCATGTTTTGGTCGTTTTGTCTGTGTGTGTTGTCCGATGGTGCTCGGGCGCACTCGTATGACCAAAGCCAGTCTGGAGATTTTAATGTTCAGGTTGACTTGAAAGACCTCCATATCATTGCTCTCATGAAAGATGGCAAAGAAGAATATGTG GACTACGACTACGCCTATGACTACTCAGAGATGACGATAAAGCCACAAAACGGGACTACACCGAAACCGTTAAACGTTACAAATTCGAATGTGAATTCTACGACTGTAGAAAAGTTAAACACTACAGAGGCCGTTCCTTTGGACACCACAACTGCTGCTGCTGTCCTGAACTCTTCGTATGCGGAGGCGCCGGCGACGGTGGCCCCTGCCCCTGCGGCCGCCACCGTCGCGCCTGCCCCCGCGGTCCCCACGGCCGCCCCTGCCCCCGCGGACATCAGCACTACCGCAGCCCCGGAGACAGTGAGCCTGGGGAACCACACAGATTCTTCGATAGTGAACATCGTGCAGACTAACAGCACGGCCAGCAACGCCTCGCTCCCCGGCTGCAAGAAGGGCTTCGTCATGAATCAGAAGGGAGATTGTGAGCTGAAACTACCGAACGCTGGAAACGC GTTACTGAAGTTGGTGAAACTTTCGcaaaaattgaaattaagAAGGGAGAAGAGGAGGTCTACTGCACGAGGGTAA
- the LOC105392496 gene encoding A-kinase anchor protein 10, mitochondrial translates to MIKFWKSAAKGKSGFPVRPPENHSITNKTVSLETIHENEDLMDLFNKKSHLSLNLSDIINNKNSVKYFIQFMQSIDKIMIIKSWMELENFRVSVSKSKRSDMKKSQLISRTQSSFNLDCNSQKRCAEGNSPSLFFKKIGSESIITKSISKSDGSSSSCQNLSEHATTSEEYSDEHSITEEAVSLFKKYIALEASNSLDLPDNVRKVVISNICNPQGHINEDCFKPVIDLLFQQMETNFFNDFQKSPWYTKAQIDILTSGVLNLNDILHNEAILFYFTEYLEQESCCLLLEFLMAVMHYRDNLSMDNSNPQQAQEDAIIIYEKYFSLQALSPVGFTTDIRLNIESEICRDGGPVYTCFDVPYHIVFKTLSHYVKSFQDSEVYYKYLSEMINSVDHAWSHRRSQSDCSSEFSMSTQNTLLAMGDPVFHRKKRNHSVPDMTIDSNQLYNADSLWQRKKSDGLSLGRINSLGRFESKFEPDPDKKERSTLKKMVSRFVPTTTSKVDEEMAWQIAHMIVKDVTDLTMAPPENDRDTV, encoded by the exons ATGATAAAGTTTTGGAAGAGCGctg CTAAAGGAAAATCAGGATTTCCTGTACGCCCACCTGAAAATCATTCCATTACCAATAAGACGGTCTCTCTAGAAACCATACATGAAAATGAAG ATCTGATGGACCTTTTCAACAAGAAATCTCATCTATCACTTAATCTTagtgatataataaataacaagaattctgttaaatattttatacagttcaTGCAATCAATTgacaaaattatgattattaaaaGCTGGATGGAACTTGAAAATTTCAGAGTATCTGTTTCAAAAAGTAAAAGATCTGATATGAAAAAAAGTCAATTGATTAGCCGGACACAAAGCTCATTTAACCTCGACTGCAATTCTCAGAAAAGATGTGCTGAGGGGAATTCTCCATcattgttcttcaagaaaatTGGAAGTGAATCAATCATTACTAAAAGTATAAGCAAAAGTGATGGTTCATCCAGTTCATGTCAAAATCTATCGGAACATGCCACCACATCTGAAGAATACAGTGATGAACATAGTATTACTGAAGAAGCTGTCAGCTTGTTCAAGAAGTATATTGCTTTAGAAGCATCAAATTCATTAGATCTTCCAGATAATGTGCGAAAAGTTGTAATATCTAACATTTGTAATCCACAAGGACATATAAATGAAGACTGCTTTAAGCCAGTAATAGACCTTCTGTTTCAACAAATGGAAACCAATTTCTTCAACGATTTCCAAAAAAGTCCCTGGTATACCAAGGCACAGATAGATATATTAACCAGTGGAGTCTTGAATCTCAATGATATATTGCACAATgaagctattttattttacttcacTGAATACTTGGAGCAAGAAAGTTGTTGTCTACTGTTAGAGTTTCTAATGGCAGTCATGCATTACAGAGATAACTTGTCAATGGACAATAGCAATCCGCAGCAGGCCCAGGAAGATGCTATTATCATTTACGAGAAGTATTTCTCTCTTCAAGCTCTCAGTCCAGTTGGCTTCACTACAGATATTAGATTAAATATTGAGAGTGAGATATGTAGAGATGGAGGTCCAGTGTATACTTGTTTTGATGTCCCATATCACATTGTGTTTAAAACACTGTCACATTATGTTAAGTCTTTTCAGGATTCTGAAGTGTACTATAAGTATCTTTCAGAAATGATCAATTCAGTAGATCACGCCTGGTCCCACCGTAGATCACAATCGGATTGTAGCAGTGAATTCAGTATGAGCACACAGAATACTCTGCTGGCCATGGGAGACCCCGTCTTCCACCGCAAGAAGCGGAACCACTCAGTACCTGACATGACAATAGATTCCAATCAGCTTTATAATGCAGACTCTTTGTGGCAACGAAAAAAGAGCGATGGATTGAGTTTAGGTAGAATAAATAGCTTAGGCCGTTTTGAATCTAAATTTGAACCAGATCCAGATAAAAAAGAGAGGTCCACATTAAAGAAAATGGTGAGCAGATTCGTTCCGACGACCACCAGCAAAGTGGATGAAGAAATGGCTTGGCAGATCGCTCACATGATTGTGAAAGATGTGACCGACCTCACTATGGCCCCACCTGAAAATGATCGTGATACTGTatag
- the LOC105392497 gene encoding G-protein coupled receptor 143 translates to MSDPTIQTFCCHHSGNNLDMAVKIMNEFNTDSYNTVCLTSAAIGIIGAIYQIIPSPVDPEKTQKWHTFSSIRGRRIIIWLAVADLFASLGVLIRSSLWLRYKNIMPMPNDDVSVLFCSIISAWTQYFYTATWFWTLFYAIDTWLTLKGRDSHPVLYHSVSWGVPAATTSIGLSILYLPDATCHNLTSLTAALIKVLPNYFATYLTIAIVMIVNPIMYMKAGKDAEVAVALPLAQFTSKERKLVDALRCKFFLINMVFYVCWLPNLVNGILLWTMWFNMPVKVIISIWYIMALMNPLQALLNALVYRSWKGNQKCCSFNFFNKSRKSSLPQEYSPLLGSVPVPSRLQLKPIKSSINTYATL, encoded by the exons ATGTCAGACCCGACTATACAAACGTTCTGCTGCCACCACAGTGGAAACAATCTTGATATGGCAGTGAAAATTATGAATGAATTTAATACCGACTCATATAACACAGTGTGCCTGACTTCTGCAGCTATAGGAATAATAGGCGCAATATACCAG aTAATTCCATCCCCTGTTGATCCAGAGAAGACACAAAAATGGCATACATTTTCTTCTATTAGAGGGCGCCGTATTATAATATGGTTAGCAGTGGCAGACTTATTTGCTTCTTTAG GGGTGCTGATTAGATCATCTCTTTGGCTCAGATACAAGAACATAATGCCTATGCCCAATGATGATGTCAGTGTACTATTTTGTAGTATAATTtct GCATGGACTCAGTATTTTTATACAGCAACTTGGTTCTGGACCTTGTTTTATGCCATTGATACATGGTTAACTCTTAAAGGAAGAGATTCTCACCCAGTGCTTTATCATTCTGTTTCGTGGGGAGTGCCTGCAGCCACAACAAGCATAGGATTGTCCATACTTTACTTGCCAGATGCTAC gtgtcATAACTTGACATCCTTAACAGCTGCATTAATTAAGGTGCTGCCAAATTATTTTGCCACTTACTTAACAATAGCTATTGTTATGATTGTGAATCCCATAATGTATATGAAAGCTGGGAAAGATGCAGAGGTGGCTGTTGCTCTACCTCTTGCACAG ttcacAAGCAAGGAACGTAAATTGGTGGATGCCTTGAGATGCAAATTCTTCCTGATTAACATGGTATTCTATGTCTGCTGGTTGCCAAACCTTGTGAATGGTATACTTTTATGGACTATGTGGTTCAACATGCCGGTCAAAGTCATTATTAGTATTTGGTATATTATG GCACTGATGAATCCGTTGCAGGCGTTGCTGAACGCACTGGTCTATAGAAGTTGGAAAGGAAATCAAAAATGTtgcagttttaattttttcaacaaGTCTAGAAAATCCAGCCTCCCGCAAGAGTATTCTCCATTGCTGGGATCTGTTCCGGTTCCCTCTCGCTTGCAGTTGAAGCCTATCAAGTCAAGTATTAACACTTATGCTACCCTTTAA
- the LOC105392506 gene encoding translation initiation factor IF-2, with translation MKYIYCVAVILLLLSANIEGKKTGRSRSSGSSRGSSRKTNVPQPAPTSFSSPQASAPKPSLSGWQVKPKQTSQSHSYPSSNTGLSGNSKPANQPPPSYDSVQKSHSYPQNAGNHQGSQQSLSYPQNAGSHQGSQQGHSYPSSGGLSGQSNAGAGYPQGGGLSGAGRGAPQQAGGLSGSGAGYPQQAGAPAYSGPAGGYPHPAGGGHAGGAPPPYPGNTGYNGHQYAGGSYGNNNYHHPQGPPPPYPGGFGGNGGHGAYHPGFTQQSPGYFGNYNSGRGFGGMGRSSSALTGVGLAGAGVGTLLTGLALWNLARSTGNRHHTVVYDNRGAPIAVEPQNKEDTGIESILGELINCTLTIDTGNATEVLAIPCSIATSFSPEANVKNPGTANDETDKTKCTVTVINKELKEFMTTIPCSTLLNSAAENNVTEPPPPPPGAVSDPGANIGTGPNDPTQYNQPPVAPLLPVTINTENKSVNCSLEAGVTSDPMNPCFPAATPNLTVLPLLKNESLEALSTPSSA, from the coding sequence atgaaatatatttattgtgtgGCTGTAATTTTGCTCTTATTATCAGCGAATATCGAGGGGAAAAAAACTGGAAGAAGTAGAAGTTCTGGTTCAAGTCGAGGGTCAAGCCGGAAAACAAATGTTCCTCAACCAGCTCCAACCTCATTCAGCAGTCCACAAGCCAGTGCCCCAAAACCATCGCTGTCCGGTTGGCAAGTAAAACCAAAACAAACTTCACAAAGTCACTCATATCCGTCGAGTAATACGGGGCTTTCTGGAAATAGTAAACCGGCAAATCAACCACCTCCTAGTTATGACTCGGTCCAAAAGAGCCATTCATATCCCCAAAATGCCGGCAATCATCAAGGATCCCAGCAGTCCCTCTCATATCCACAAAATGCCGGATCTCACCAAGGATCGCAGCAAGGCCACTCTTATCCCTCATCGGGAGGATTGTCCGGACAATCTAATGCAGGCGCGGGCTATCCTCAGGGCGGCGGTTTGTCAGGAGCCGGTAGAGGTGCACCACAGCAAGCAGGCGGGCTCTCTGGAAGTGGCGCGGGGTACCCTCAACAGGCTGGTGCTCCTGCATACTCGGGACCTGCTGGCGGCTACCCCCACCCGGCGGGAGGCGGCCACGCCGGTGGAGCGCCACCGCCGTACCCCGGCAATACTGGATATAATGGGCATCAGTACGCGGGTGGAAGTTACGGGAACAATAATTACCATCACCCACAAGGCCCACCACCACCATACCCCGGAGGATTCGGAGGCAATGGAGGACACGGAGCATACCATCCTGGATTCACTCAGCAATCTCCAGGCTATTTCGGCAATTATAACAGTGGGCGAGGCTTCGGGGGCATGGGTCGATCGAGCAGCGCATTGACGGGAGTGGGGTTGGCTGGCGCCGGAGTGGGAACTCTTCTGACTGGACTTGCTTTATGGAACTTGGCGCGTTCAACTGGAAATCGACACCACACTGTGGTTTATGATAACAGGGGAGCTCCGATTGCTGTTGAGCCCCAAAACAAAGAAGACACAGGTATCGAATCTATTCTTGGAGAGTTGATTAATTGCACTCTAACAATAGACACAGGAAACGCTACAGAAGTCCTGGCAATACCTTGTTCCATCGCAACATCATTTTCACCGGAAGCCAATGTTAAGAATCCTGGTACGGCAAATGATGAAAcggataaaacaaaatgcacAGTAACCGTGATTAATAAAGAGCTAAAGGAATTCATGACGACTATTCCTTGCTCTACACTTCTGAATTCAGCAGCTGAGAATAATGTGACAgagccaccgccgccgccgccaggaGCAGTTAGTGACCCAGGCGCAAATATTGGGACAGGGCCCAATGATCCTACTCAATATAACCAGCCACCAGTGGCACCACTACTTCCTGTCACTATAAACACAGAAAATAAATCTGTAAACTGCTCTCTAGAAGCTGGTGTAACAAGTGATCCTATGAATCCTTGTTTTCCGGCCGCAACTCCCAATTTAACAGTACTACCATTGTTAAAGAATGAATCTCTTGAGGCACTCTCGACACCTAGTTCTGCTTAA